gacattacaaaaagtaaaattaatcgCACTTAAAATTAGGCTGAGAAATTACTCCTCAAAGATAATTTAAAGTGATTGTTGTGTAAAGCATCaaaaagacattacaaaaagtaaatatttcgtttgataaaatgtttatatactcTCTTATGGACCATGAGGGTAGATAAATGATGACACAACTGTCATTTTTGGATGgcttttaatctttttataatttatttattaattcgattattattattattagtatgtgtgtaatgtaaatatagaaattatttctttaatgaaatgatattgtaaataataaactaaaactgccagtagagTGAGTGGTAAATATCTTAATTGTTAAATCAGCCAGGTCATTTGCTTCTTTCATGTGATTCGTTCAaattaatgattcattcatgagtGAACTAAACGGTTCTTTATGAATGGTTCATTGAATCGTTGAAGCTTGTTCGACTTGGAAGCGGATCAGCTCGATCGGTGTGGCATCACAGTACCGCGAGTGCGACAGAAGGCGCAAGCGCCTCTTTCtacttttgaatcgctctcgcggtactttggcGTCGCCTTTCTGTCTGCAGAAATAATTCACCCGATTCGTTTCAAAACCTGCATTTAAGAAGTAGGACGAACGGTTCTGATTTGTCTTTATATTCTCATTGGCAAActtgagcaaaacagacaacacTGTGTCTAAAAAATAACTGCACTAATTACCTTCTTATTTACTCAACTGTTGTATAAGATCGGTTATCACATTATGCACTTTTCGTGTGATATATTGCTTAACTATATGAGTGTAAATATAGAACACAAAgaaaagaaactcaaacagggGGCATTTTTTGCCTCATATCTTGGGTTTTGAGGACATTCTAACTGCGTTCTCACGGCTCCATCACACATTAAGTTGTTGCTCTGCCTCATATTTGTCATCAGTCATctttatgaaatgtaagatgacccACGTGGGTCTGCCATAGAATAAaagtgcattaataattttaatacgtTATATTTAaccataattaattaatctaattaatgcataaattaccagccctaatatatatatatatatatatatatatatatatatatatatatatatatatatatatatatatatatatatatatatattactctaccacacagtatatatacatcCTTACTGAAGTCGGTCAATCAGGTTTTTAGGCAGATCTTTTCTGTGTGCATCAGTTTTGGAGTTTTGACTCATGGCGTCTGCTCTTTGAACCCTCAAATACTGCGTCTGCGCCTCCGTCATCAGCTGCTGATGAACCACGACTGCGTCCATGATGCGAGCTCCCCAAGCGGGTCCTGGACGATCGGCCTTCCCTCCGCAGGCTTCTCCACGCTTCGTCCCGGGGCTTGAGGCTTCTCCATCCCGCTGAGGTTCCAGcccacaggaagtgacatcacaggCTCACCTACCAGCAGCAGACAGAAGGACAGTCAGGTGCGTCTGCAGGTAAACCTGCGGGTCAGAAAGCACTGCAGCTTTACCTCGCGATCATCTGCGCTGGTGATCCGATCTGAAACTTCACTCCAACTGAAAGACAAATATCAGATAAAACAGCCCATGTTTAATTATATCAAATGATACTTTTTGGCACTGAATCATCTTTATTTATTCTCATTTAGCTATTAGTTCAAAGATACATTTAATGCAGTCATTGCAAATAAATagttactaaattaaaataacttgctGCATCgattgtaaatttaatatatattattaataataaataataagttaatttattaataaaaagtatttataaagttatcaataaaagttgtttattcataaaattacagGTTTAAAAATGCttacatgtaaatatgtaatttttttttttataatattatattaatattttgcactagcttttatttctataaaaatttatttaattttagttttaggtttagtgttttatggtcttttttatttattttttattttttgttgttttttttatatactgtatatttctattatttataaattttttctcattaattttttttcaaacaaatttttttatttcagttttagttttagtacttaaacattttttcagttagttgcaaatgctattttttttttactagtattATCATTTTGCTTGtatgtttaaattagatttttagttttattgaaaattctaaaatgtaaCAAGGCAACATTTAACACTTTCTTagttttttcatataatatttatatttatttcagctttacttaGAAATTACTGAACATGTTTTAgggttagtttagtttttttaattttacttcaacttataccttttttttttcttttcatttagtgGCCAAGGCTAAATTGCTCATTTTTCACttagctttttaattaaaatcttttcatctaatattcatattttatgtgcCTTTAGTTTTTTGGTTAATCAACACTTCTTTTATGTCTTTTACCTCGCGATCATCTGGCTGGTGATCATTCACTTCCTCCAACTGAAAAGAAGACAAATATCTGATAAAACAGTCCATGTTTAGTATATCAAATGATACTTTTGGCACTGAATGTCTGATTTATTCTCATTTGCTATTAGTTCAAAGATACACATTTAATGCAGTCATtgcaataaataatactaaattaaataacacTTACAACgattgtaaatttaatatatattattaataataaataataagttaatttattaataaatagtatttataagttatcattaaaagttatttattaataaaattacaggtttaaaaatgtaaaaatgtaatttttttataatatttattaatattttgcactagcttttatttctataatttattttattttagtttaggttttaatgttttatgtcttttgttattttttatgttgtttttatatactgtatatttctattatttataaattttttctcattaattttttttcaacaaacaaattttttttttagtggaagttttagttttatttaaaattctaaaaatgttaaaaccaaacggcaaacattttaacaattttcttagtttttctatataatatttatattttctttcagctTTTACTTGTAATTACTTGAATACGGTTTTTTATAGGGTTAGTTTTGGTTTTTTCTAATTTTACTACCAAatgtacctgttttttttttcttctttgcattTTAGTGGCCAAGGCTAAATTTTTCTCATTTcacttaagtttttttgtttactttaaaaattcttttcatttctaatattcatatattttatgtgcCTTTAGTTTTTGGTTAATCAACACTGATTCAGTACGCTGGGGACTATAGCTGTACCAAAATTTCgtgattgcatttttttatagTCGTTCTAGATAGGAAGCCTTCACTATGTTCTGGAGCAGGAAGCGGGTCTGGAGTAATTCCCAGCCACAGGAAGTGGGCCCTGGCAGCCGAACATGATGTTTGGTCTCTGTCTTCCAGCTTATAAAAAGTACTAGGGAAAGAAAGCAGCAGAGCATCTGAAATTTGATTGCCAAAAGAAATATCTAAAGCATTAATGACAATCTGTGTTAAAGCTTACTGTAAGTGACTCAAGGTTGCTGCTGGAGAGAGCGGGCAAAAGGGCCACAGTTAACAGGGGAGACTTCCAGCGTGCCCGCGAACTCCCTCTGGGGAGGGAAGACAAAAGACACAGGAAGCAGCTGAAGTCTGGGCAAATGTTGCATGTTGTTAATGAAGTGCGGACCTTTTGTTTTGATATGAATCACAGCATGATTAAAGAGTTCAAAAAACGTCCTCTTTCATTTATATACCATTTGAGCTTGAGAGATGAACGTCTGAGCATGAGAAAGGAAAATGCTGCACCACAATCCGTGATTCAAAAATATTGTGATTCAGTTATTCTACGTTGTTGTTGCAagattttatttatgttctttatatcaagttattcatttttttatattctgaatTGGACATTTGTGTAGCTGGGTTTAAACTGTTTTGGCCACAACCTtgaactgaaaaaacaaactttgaaCATCCATGAAACTGTATTTAgcattaattttaatacaaaaaatactttttttccacCTCCATTTAATTAgttctgttttgttgtattttgcacTGAccagatttttaataatttttattttatatctgttaTGTATATGTTTGCACTGATGAGTGTGTTgtaccttttcagttttttttttttataggcatATTCAAGTTTATTCACATAATTTAATGAGCCATATGGTTCAAAATAGCTATACAGaaactgctttttaaatattaatattattaaatcttaaaaataaatcaaaaaaaaaaaatgtacaatacatacttaataaattaattattacaattaaattataaattaaaatataatatatatatcatattttataataaatattatattagaaaatattacattttactttgtacaactccttttaataataattgattattaatagttacctattatagcatttaatttaatgaattattaattatcttTTAGCTCAGTTAAACAATcctaaaattaattacaatttaaaaaaagaaaataaatttgttaGCATAAATTTTAATACAAACAATTTTCCTCCCatgcaaagaattttttttttttttttttgcatggcagTGTTTGgaacagttattttagtattagttattaacttcaatttaaatgaattgtttactttttgtatagtgcttttataataaatacaccatttaaagcatgatttatttataaatatgaatttattaatattagctaATCAAAGGAGAGCTTTTGGCCACACCTGAACTGAAAAGAAATCCATGctgtatattttgcataaatttgaatgctaaatatttttttttatccctatgCAAAGGAGTTATTAAGTGTTTGGTTGAAGTTGCATTGCATgagttgtatttattgttttactgtgtttactgtatttatggTCTGTACCTGTGCGCTGGCTCCGTTAGACGGCAGCGCCGGAGGAACCTGCTCTTTCTCTTTAGGGTTCGGAGACTGACGCTTCCTGACGATGTACTCGTAAGTGCTGATGCCCTGAGACACTGAGACACAACACAGAATCAACACAAGCTGCTATCTGTCTTTAAAAGTGGATAACGCTGGGCTCAGACTCACGTAAGTACACGTGGAAGCACAGTAAGTGGCAGAGCAGTAAGAGAGCAGCCAGAGCCAGCAGCACGGTGATGAAGGCCAGCGCCAGAAGACCGATGGAGCTCGTCTCTAAAGGAGCCACCGGCAGGAAGACCAGCCACGTGCCGTTGCCTTTCACAGCTGCCAGAGAAATTACAAACCAGAACATCAGAAATAAGAGCTATACCCTGAAAAAATCTAATCATTACACAGTATTATTTCTTGTTTTCCTGTGCAAATATCTCTCTAATAATATTCTttaatcaagacacatttacttggAAAGCAAAAttatgttttccaaaaaaaaaaagaattaaaattaagcaagtttatatctgccaatggggtaagaaaaatacacTTGAAGCTATAgcagatttttttcagtttttaaataaaattactaaaaaataaagctaaatagaaacatataaaaaagatggcaaatcacataaaattagtaaaatatgaaaggttttaaacaaattaaattaaaaatataaaaaggttaattcaaaatattaataaatactataatagtatgtaaacaatactaaaataacactgaatttttagatatttactattgtttactgaaaaatgcattaaaatacagtcaatttgtgaataaaacaaaaaaatggggTAAGAACAATAACTTTAAACCAATAGCAGATGTAGCAGGTTGTcttgtttttaactgaaataaatataaataaacctactgtaaattaaaaaaaaaactaataaaaataaacaggtaaaatgaataaaattgtaaaagttttaaaacaaaatcaaaactaaaatataaaaaattaaagcgAAAATTAATCAACTGAAATGTGATGTagatatttgtcttgttttctgaaaaactgtattaaaattaagcaaGTTTATGCTTGATGAACAAGAAAAATTTACTATCAGCTAATGacaggtaagaaaaataaactaaatacaatatcataagtcattttgcttctccagtaaatgtgtcttgattttaagaatgtttaaatatttgtactggaaaacaaaacaaaactccagtaaatgtgtcttgattttaagaatgtttaaatatttgtactggaaaacaaaacaaaaatactgattaggaaagtaattttatttaattaattttttttgcagtgtagaaaGTGAGAAGTTACATGTCttcaatatttcagatttttgatatttttaatgaagtgtcttctgctcaccaaggctgcatttatttgatcaaaaatacgatCAAGAAATTGTGAAAAGAGTATTAAAATCTAAAGATATCTTCTTTCTTTGTGAATATCTATTAAGcttcttaatttatttctgtgatgtgcagctgtattttcagcatcattactccagtcttcagtgtgcatgatcttcagaaatcattctaattatgatgatttgctgctcgagaaacatttctgattattatcaatgttttacaacagttgtgctgcacaatatttttgaggaaattgtgatacattttattttcatgattcacagatgaacagaagttcaaaaagaacattataaatatctttactgtcactttgatcaattagCAATACGTAATGTTATTCAGCCATTTGCAGTGATGGTTGAAGTCTGCGATGCATTTGTTGCCAGGTGCTGCGGTGTTTGGCTTTAGGTCCGCTGTGAAGAGAAGATGATTATTCACTAGGCGAATGGTTTGACGTTTGTCTGGACAGAAGACATCTATATATAAGAGCTAGAGCTGTGTGTGCCATTCACAGATGAACTGAGAATTTCTGACTTCTAATTTGAGGTTGAAAACATGGATGATGAAATGCAGtttaagaaaaaacaattaaaatcgaACGTTGTTGTTGTcaactaaaactaacatttttgttgattaaaatgaagctgaaataaagcgagatatacagtaaatatttgatGGTGATGAATgctgagaaaaacagaaatactgaaataaatgtttgcgTTGACTTactcaaattactaaaactgaaataaaaatcaagctaaatagaaataaaaaaaacacgaaaaatgacaaaagtcCATAATAAAATtgctgtaacttaaattaaaaggaaaactgaaaatatatttaaaaaatggttattcaaaatattaataattactagtattatgtaaataacaaaattattaaaactttaaaggttttaaagaaattaaaatggaaatcaaaAATACAAGGGCTAGTTCAAACTTTTAGTACATCACTACATTATTATGTAagtagtactaaaataactctaaaATTTAATGAAACTGCCCTTAggaaaaattactatttaaaaaaaggacaaaaagcacataacaaaattacttaacAAACTTTTAAAGAACATAAATGGAAACCCAAACATACGAGggatagtttcagttttagtactacTACATTATTATGTAAGTAAGAACTAAAATCAAGActcaaattgaataaaaatgcCTTTAGTTTCTATTGTTCTATTTcttattatggaaaaaaaaaaaaaaaattaaaattaaagctttAAGTTTATTAACCTGGGACCCAAAAAATATTGCCAGTGGGGTTTAAAAGGTTATAGTGGggtaagaaaattaaaaaaaatgacaaagtacttaaaatttgtaaaatatgaaaagtttcaaacaaattaaattaaaaatattaaaaagcttgttaaaaatagtaaatactaTAAGTTAGTATTGTGaaacaatactaaaatgacacttgACCATTTTAGGATAGATTACTGTTGTTTTATGAAAGTTAATTTTGTGCTTTAAAACAAATTAGAacgaataataaattaaaacattttgaaaaactcATAGCAGATGTAAGAagattcactttatttttaactagaAATAAAATGGACAAATTAAAACCGTACTGTAAATAGGACAAAAAAACCTAAataggagaaaaagaaaaaaaaaaactataataaaaaatgaacaggaaaaaaTGGAACtaaattgtaaaagttttttcCAAACAAACGGGAAATTactaaagatataaaaaataaatttccattttcacaatattataaacaactatgaatcatttataaattaataacactTGAAAATATCATGAATTGTTAGActattttgtgttctgttttctatataaaatatgcataaaaatatgtataaatgtataaaataacattaaaattgaaTAAGACTGCTTACAGTTTCTATTCTATACTGAAGtttgaaaatatatcaaataaaagctaattcaaaatattactaaataccACAATGGTATAgttaataaaagtgaaataacagtgaaatggaatgaatataatttatattatattatacactgaaaaactaaaagtaaaagaaaaaaaggaaaaaagaaagctcaaaatattactaaatggtTTGGTTAATTAATAGGGTTGAAATAACTGTTGAAAAGAACGACAAATGTTCAGAAGTGTAGGTTTATATTcatattagatttatatttaaaaagcaagGGGTGGGCAAAAATACACCGAAATATTCCTCTTGCCTGGCCCTTTCCCGTTTACACTTCACGGATTAAAAGGAAGCAGGAAGCAAATTCAATTCTAAATTTCCTCAACTCTGATctatatgttatttttacatttagtcatttagtcatttagcagatatgAGGacaatgtaataatgtttttataaagtgaTGCACATACACGTCCACCTCACACAGCGTGCAGTGCAGATTGTGGATGACGTGCTGGTGTTTGGTGTTGTCAAACACAGGCATGGGGCTGGAGTAATCCTTCCTCCTCCGAACGCTCAGATCCGCAGGGTCGATGGTCACCGCCGGCCAACGGAGTCAGCAGATGATTTGAAGAACACAACGCCGCGCCCCTTTTTCTCCCGACATCACCTACACGTCACGTGTGAAGGTTCAACAACAGATCTCGGTTCATTCGACTCGCTCTCAGCTAAACACTGCGGACATCAGAGACACTGACTGCTCCTTACACTGATTTTCAGATGCATATTTTTGATGATTCATTTTGCTCTGTTGTCATTGAATTGGacaaaatgtcatttctgtttaCCATATACTTGAGTTTATAGGAGTAAATCGCAACAagatattattgttgttgtatgaCTTTGCAGTTACCATTCACGTTATTTTTGGCACCTTTGTTCAGGAAAAACCCTCGTTATTTTGCAATGCAGTTGTGgtgaaaaaaaagtacacacttcTGCTTAGTATATTTGGATTTAAtgggaaaaactaaaaaatccccaaaactgaaaagttaaacaaactttttttgttgtcaaaatataaataaaatttaacatgttataaatatactaaaaataatgcaaacttgGAATGAAAActgttgttatatttaattatataagtatcttatatataaaaaatatattaaaaagtagaaaattaaattaaaaaaactagacagaaatataaaaaaatgacaaaagcacaacaacaatattaaactttaaaatacaatgaaaaatgttatgtatttatattattcaatacttatatataaacccaaaactttataaaaataaaaagataattcaaactattttaataaatataaattagtatataaataatccttaaaatataattgaaaatgggcaGTGAAAATGCTGTGTTATtgtaatatagtatattattatttattattatagtataaactatatttaaaaaataagtcagaaataaataaaacttaaacagaaatatttaaaaaataaaaaatggaagcgcaacaaaaattcacattttaaaactaaaaactaaaattaaaataaaaatgttattattttattatatttattctattcttaatgatatttatttattatagattctatttattaaaaaccaaaaaagtaaaaaattcaaAGATAATTTCAACTATTAATAATACTACAAATAAGTTATAAAAA
This genomic stretch from Cyprinus carpio isolate SPL01 chromosome B16, ASM1834038v1, whole genome shotgun sequence harbors:
- the LOC122140054 gene encoding palmitoyltransferase ZDHHC11-like, coding for MFWFVISLAAVKGNGTWLVFLPVAPLETSSIGLLALAFITVLLALAALLLLCHLLCFHVYLLSQGISTYEYIVRKRQSPNPKEKEQVPPALPSNGASAQVQTINTVNTVKQ